In Pyrus communis chromosome 8, drPyrComm1.1, whole genome shotgun sequence, one genomic interval encodes:
- the LOC137743529 gene encoding uncharacterized protein, whose protein sequence is MPVFHLRLAAPPYSTLKCVPLFGYVGEATHFAQNPENWNYYLPVLRNRSPSVVLVSSFPRLHCLGAAHSSADMAENCDIMDICHSLLDINAHEKQSLSKEVPSVNDSDSLSKEEKERQRRKKIGQANKGRIPWNKGRKHSSETCERIKQRTIEALKDPKVRKKMSEHPRPHSAESKAKMRSSLRRVWGQRLKWKQLREKIFLSWVESIAEEAKKGGSGQKELHWDSYEKIKLELHLQQLQHAAEKKKAKAKERANKRAKKAEQAKAKTVARLDHVRKEDGVINEDDEELTVPRGLKRNKRLMKLDRKTLIDGQVAAQRDITMSHISSLEKLDLELVKREKIRKGVSFADQIRAAKNKKLELAMVASSSIRAVDEKPGKRKYSDSCTHFSN, encoded by the exons ATGCCGGTCTTCCACCT GAGATTGGCTGCTCCGCCATACTCGACTCTCAAGTGTGTTCCACTGTTTGGTTATGTGGGGGAAGCCACTCACTTTGCACAGAACCCAGAAAATTGGAACTATTATTTGCCTGTTTTGAGGAATCGTTCTCCCTCGGTTGTTCTTGTAAGTTCCTTCCCTAGACTTCATTGTCTGGGAGCCGCGCACAGCAGTGCTGACATGGCTGAAAATTGTGATATTATGGACATCTGTCATTCTTTACTCGACATAAATGCACATGAGAAACAAAGTTTAAGCAAGGAGGTTCCATCAGTTAATGACAGCGACTCTCTTagcaaggaagaaaaggagagacAGAGACGGAAAAAAATAGGACAGGCCAACAAAGGGAGGATACCATGGAATAAAGGCAGGAAACATAGTTCAG AGACTTGTGAGCGAATCAAGCAGAGAACAATAGAAGCATTAAAGGACCCCAAG GTTAGAAAGAAGATGTCTGAGCATCCCCGTCCTCATAG TGCCGAGTCCAAGGCAAAGATGCGTTCTTCACTTAGACGTGTTTGGGGACAGCGTTTGAAGTGGAAACAGTTAAGGGAGAAGATATTTCTTTCATGGGTAGAAAGCATAGCAGAGGAAGCTAAGAAAGGTGGGAGTGGACAGAAAGAGCTCCACTGGGATAGCTATGAGAAAATAAAACTAGAATTACATCTCCAACAGCTTCAGCATGctgcagaaaagaaaaaagcaaaggCAAAAGAGAGGGCAAACAAAAGAGCAAAAAAAGCAGAACAAGCTAAAGCAAAAACGGTGGCAAGGCTTGATCACGTGAGGAAAGAAGATGGAGTAATtaatgaagatgatgaagagtTGACAGTTCCTCGAGGGCTGAAACGTAACAAGAGATTAATGAAG CTTGACAGAAAGACTTTAATAGATGGTCAAGTTGCTGCTCAACGGGATATAACCATGTCACATATCTCATCTTTGGAGAAACTGGACCTAGAGCTtgtaaagagagagaaaattcgAAAAGGTGTTTCGTTCGCAGACCAGATCAGAgctgccaaaaacaaaaaattggaacTAGCTATGGTAGCCTCATCCTCTATTCGTGCAGTGGACGAGAAACCAGG GAAGAGAAAATATTCAGATTCTTGTACACATTTTTCCAACTAG
- the LOC137742419 gene encoding multiple organellar RNA editing factor 8, chloroplastic/mitochondrial-like, protein MATHFFYRSLPKTQAMASFLSRSLSTATSAASLSTAAQSRSSSLSLLHRLRPLAGVMASAGRLSPAVVRCLSTRSTTSSLRDPNPNWSNRPPKETILLDGCDFEHWLVVMEPPQGDITRDEIINSYIKTLATVVGSEEEARMKIYSVSTRCYYAFGALVSEEVSLKIKELPGVRWVLPDSYLDVKNKDYGGEPFINGQAVPYDPKYHEEWIRNNSRANERNRRNDRPRNFDRSRNFERRRENTGPSPMPNQAGPNSGPGPANMGPPPPNRGPPPSNMGPGPMPPNMGPPPPNRAPMPPHNMGPPNNYNNPPPSSNWNSGPPNNYNQAPPNNYNQAPPNNYNQAPPNNYNQMPPNNSGGVPPNNMGQPSNAGWNGAGQYQNNYTPDRDGGANPGPNRY, encoded by the exons AAGCCATGGCATCATTTCTCTCCCGCTCCCTCTCCACCGCCACCTCCGCCGCTTCCCTATCCACCGCCGCCCAATCTCGCTCTTCTTCGCTCTCTCTCCTTCACCGCCTCCGCCCCCTCGCCGGAGTCATGGCCTCTGCCGGCAGGCTCTCTCCTGCGGTCGTCCGGTGCTTGTCCACCAGATCGACCACGTCGTCGCTCAGAGACCCAAACCCTAACTGGTCGAACCGGCCTCCCAAGGAGACGATCCTCCTCGATGGGTGTGACTTCGAGCACTGGTTGGTTGTCATGGAGCCCCCTCAGGGTGACATCACTAGGGATGAGATCATCAATAGCTACATCAAAACCCTAGCCACCGTCGTCGGAAG tgaggaagaagcaagaatgAAGATCTACTCAGTTTCAACTAGGTGCTATTATGCATTTGGGGCACTTGTATCTGAAGAGGTGTCACTCAAAATCAAAG AGTTGCCTGGAGTCCGTTGGGTACTTCCTGATTCTTACTTGGATGTTAAGAACAAAGATTACGGAG GTGAACCTTTTATTAATGGCCAAGCTGTGCCATATGATCCCAAGTACCATGAGGAATGGATAAGAAACAATAGTCGAGCAAATGAGAGAAATAGGCGTAATGACAGACCTCGTAACTTTGACAGATCAAGGAACTTTGAAAGGAGGAGGGAAAATACCGGTCCATCTCCTATGCCTAATCAAGCTGGGCCAAATTCAGGACCTGGACCTGCCAACATGGGTCCTCCACCTCCCAACAGGGGTCCTCCACCCTCCAATATGGGTCCAGGCCCGATGCCTCCCAACATGGGTCCTCCGCCCCCCAACAGGGCTCCAATGCCGCCTCACAACATGGGTCCACCAAACAACTACAATAATCCCCCGCCAAGCAGCAACTGGAATTCTGGGCCTCCCAACAACTATAATCAGGCACCTCCCAACAACTACAATCAGGCACCTCCCAACAACTACAATCAGGCGCCTCCCAACAACTACAATCAGATGCCTCCCAATAACTCGGGAGGGGTGCCACCAAACAACATGGGTCAGCCATCTAATGCAGGATGGAATGGTGCTGGACAATACCAGAATAACTACACCCCAGACAGGGACGGTGGAGCCAATCCTGGTCCAAACCGTTACTAA
- the LOC137742393 gene encoding UBP1-associated protein 2C-like — translation MDSTKKRKLDENGVVLDTDPASAPKLSPEDARRLIERFTPDQLLDILQDALSRHVDVLEAVRSIADPDASQRKLFIRGLGWDTTTEGLRSLFSAYGELEEAIVILDKTTGKSKGYGFVTFRHVDSALMALKEPSKKIDGRMTVTQLASAGNSNSNTASNNVADVSLRKIYVANVPYDMPSDKLLAHFALYGEIEEGPLGFDKQTGKCKGYALFVYKTPEGAQAALVDPAKNIEGRQLLCKLAIDGKKSKSDGPAQGQGPGSGSNAHGDGMGMAPPSSIPGQYGIPGGIGSYGGYNSGLQGQPPLGHHPLGGPGLSGIGNQVNSGLGGGGGYGGLGGPYGNYGGPGGYGLGGAGGLGGGLGGAGSGGGGPVGGVGTGSSIYGLPPSSGGLPSGRYPEGGHYGLSAYQNQHHQQAGTSPLPRVPQGGMYPNVPPYF, via the coding sequence ATGGACTCAACCAAGAAGAGAAAGCTGGACGAGAACGGCGTCGTTCTGGACACGGATCCCGCCTCCGCCCCCAAGCTCTCCCCTGAAGACGCACGCAGGCTCATCGAGCGATTCACCCCCGATCAACTCCTCGACATTCTCCAAGACGCCCTCTCCCGCCACGTCGACGTTCTCGAAGCCGTCCGCTCCATTGCCGATCCCGACGCCTCCCAGCGCAAGCTCTTCATCCGCGGCCTCGGCTGGGACACCACCACCGAGGGCCTCCGATCCCTCTTCTCCGCCTATGGCGAGCTGGAGGAGGCTATCGTTATCCTCGACAAAACCACCGGAAAATCCAAGGGTTATGGGTTCGTCACGTTCCGCCACGTTGACAGTGCTCTCATGGCTCTGAAAGAACCGAGCAAGAAGATCGACGGCCGCATGACCGTCACGCAGCTCGCCTCCGCGGGGAATTCGAACTCCAACACCGCCTCCAACAACGTCGCTGACGTATCGTTGCGGAAGATTTACGTGGCCAATGTTCCCTATGACATGCCGTCGGATAAGCTCTTGGCGCATTTTGCCCTGTACGGAGAGATAGAGGAGGGCCCGCTAGGGTTTGATAAGCAGACTGGGAAGTGCAAAGGGTATGCGCTGTTTGTGTATAAGACTCCGGAAGGGGCTCAGGCGGCGCTTGTTGATCCGGCGAAGAACATCGAGGGTAGGCAGTTGCTTTGTAAATTGGCGATTGATGGGAAAAAGAGCAAGTCGGACGGGCCGGCCCAGGGTCAAGGACCCGGGAGTGGTTCCAATGCGCACGGAGATGGGATGGGGATGGCACCGCCGTCTTCGATTCCTGGGCAGTACGGCATCCCAGGTGGAATTGGTTCTTATGGTGGGTATAACAGTGGGCTTCAGGGCCAGCCTCCATTGGGTCACCATCCATTGGGTGGGCCTGGGTTGTCTGGTATTGGAAACCAGGTGAATTCGGGtttgggtggtggtggtggatatGGAGGGTTGGGTGGGCCTTATGGTAACTATGGCGGGCCTGGGGGTTATGGTTTAGGTGGTGCCGGTGGGTTGGGTGGTGGACTTGGTGGTGCTGGGTCGGGCGGTGGTGGTCCAGTTGGTGGTGTGGGTACCGGGTCGTCTATATATGGATTGCCTCCGAGTTCAGGTGGGTTACCATCTGGTAGGTATCCGGAGGGTGGACATTACGGCCTGTCGGCCTATCAGAATCAGCACCACCAGCAAGCTGGAACGTCACCCCTTCCAAGGGTTCCTCAAGGTGGCATGTACCCAAATGTGCCACCTTATTTCTGA